A stretch of Pseudomonas sp. LRP2-20 DNA encodes these proteins:
- a CDS encoding NEL-type E3 ubiquitin ligase domain-containing protein, producing MGIPDRALTAEQHLAMEQAYQDKLIAKRLPGWLGRLDSVQLDAVSQALKACLVHRHQLATRLAGLQPVDAFVKRALNQALAGRYERDVDVDLLYLRRWYYYFTEKPTWATGRWPQMDRDYTDTPLYQAALNNFTAQEAAGEGEPRRNGLFDVLGKELGQRSAADFAGLCRKLDLGAAYQQHLNAVLDDAFRATLAQMLRQGLLVDAYRARSDGALDDRELELIITLAKESRLQQLDGSVVRYRQLQLSGCDVQQVIVLQVLDEGLLRNTTRRILVYIPGDRNGAWSGHRSLQGFVGEVLEQRLGDRQYQQFFCRFIKLRDQQRFFAAYTRGSLTGHLLSVSEALFDHLPAARIAQIKDDAAMLVTPTAHVDRALQAQRDQQFKQQGWALGSLAGLFVPALGGVMLAVTVWELLGEVFQGIDDWREGDSQAALEHLTKVARDVALVALTGVAIGLARRAWTGSSFVDGLVPTQLEDGSEKLWDQNLQAYRRAAPGADSESDALGIHAEGEHDLVELDGHWYSIVQRSEDEQWQIRPQQGHGPLLRHNGAGAWRLWCERPSHWADPRYLFRRLGSPFSQLSDRQVDQVLANQGLASDDLRALHMYGRAPEPALVDAVLRARLAGRVAQLIEHLRAGRVTEDSDALAYARALPGAASLSGPALGELAWASRQALWQQWYEDLQLPESASIATLRRAFPSLHVLGADAVLRAATNADRLALLDFGRITLGLARLARASAIHARVSRVIEAMQIDTPQHLDLARAALRLFENIDQGANRAAWRLFDDQAPGPLLTTRGSGTPIDLIHRQGQFALRDAQGLGEPGDLFEVMARALPAAQWNALGLAQPLAASLRQAFAERAVEQRAQMPAMLGVARQPAWWVAPQRVGKCVGYPLSCCPGWFDAFTFRPRSLAARVAELYPDFDDDEPQIRRWLEDVRESGRDVALLIGELEQQLQVLNRQLKAWAHRAPTARQRQARREFRRGLIDCWRYIVPQQSYRNRYEEGYSWRWIGRDVDELPELPVEVSLPHVRVLQFEQSGLKELPDGFLRAFPNVCTLELSGNNLQRLPAQLVQLSRLRALDLYDNQIELDPSQSTLLAGCESLLYLNLSRNPLRANFSVQAMRDLVELRLRDTGITRLPIGVMELEDLQVLDMEGDRLAELPEGFYDSPVWRRGKVTLEGNDLSPAERERLIEARVARGMGGVLPAPGNVPTRLLWLDRQGHEQRAPFASLWSTLEDEDGCEHFFSLLKELTQSADFSGAQGSDLARRVMEMMQQMADFAPLRDELFAAAQIETCGDGAAIHFSELEVRALVWHAEHEAAGASQSQVLARLARRLWRLARLNDYALRDFRSRQQRSPELEEIEVVLAYNIHLRDELDLPINTQMMRFPASALVDARRAAQAAAWVTGQETDDDLAEWMVQCRFWQRYLEKAHAQALRVPDHYRKQLAALHSEAEIQALQAVIEVDQHERKLALTRQALQGVEAP from the coding sequence ATGGGCATACCTGATCGAGCGCTCACGGCGGAACAGCATCTGGCCATGGAGCAGGCATATCAAGACAAGCTGATCGCCAAGCGCCTGCCTGGCTGGCTGGGCAGGCTGGATAGCGTGCAGCTGGATGCCGTCAGCCAGGCGCTCAAGGCCTGCCTCGTGCATCGACATCAGCTTGCTACCCGCCTCGCGGGTCTGCAGCCTGTCGATGCCTTCGTCAAGCGGGCATTGAACCAAGCCTTGGCGGGCCGATACGAGCGCGACGTGGATGTCGACCTGTTGTACCTGCGCCGCTGGTATTACTACTTCACCGAGAAGCCGACATGGGCCACCGGGCGCTGGCCGCAGATGGACCGGGACTACACCGACACGCCGCTGTATCAGGCTGCGTTGAATAACTTCACTGCCCAGGAAGCGGCCGGGGAGGGTGAGCCCAGGCGCAATGGCCTGTTCGATGTGTTGGGCAAGGAGCTGGGGCAACGGTCGGCGGCTGACTTTGCGGGGCTCTGCCGCAAGCTGGACCTGGGCGCGGCTTATCAGCAGCATCTGAACGCCGTGCTGGATGACGCGTTCAGGGCAACCCTGGCGCAGATGCTGCGCCAGGGTCTGCTGGTCGATGCCTACAGGGCAAGAAGCGACGGGGCGCTGGATGACCGTGAACTGGAACTGATCATCACCTTGGCGAAGGAATCGCGCCTGCAGCAGCTGGACGGTTCGGTGGTGCGCTATCGGCAACTGCAGCTCAGTGGCTGCGACGTGCAACAGGTCATTGTGCTGCAGGTGCTTGACGAGGGTTTGTTGCGCAATACCACACGGCGAATCCTCGTGTACATTCCGGGCGATCGCAATGGCGCCTGGAGCGGCCACCGGAGCCTGCAAGGTTTTGTTGGCGAAGTGCTGGAGCAGCGCCTCGGGGATCGGCAATACCAGCAGTTCTTCTGCCGCTTCATCAAGCTTCGTGATCAGCAGCGATTCTTCGCCGCCTATACCCGCGGCAGCCTGACGGGGCACCTGCTGAGCGTCAGCGAGGCGCTTTTCGATCATTTGCCAGCAGCACGTATTGCCCAGATAAAGGACGATGCGGCGATGCTCGTCACGCCAACGGCCCACGTGGACCGAGCCCTGCAGGCGCAACGCGACCAGCAGTTCAAGCAGCAAGGATGGGCTTTGGGGAGCCTGGCAGGGTTGTTCGTACCGGCGCTGGGCGGCGTGATGCTGGCGGTAACCGTCTGGGAGCTGCTGGGCGAGGTATTTCAGGGTATCGACGACTGGCGCGAAGGGGATAGCCAAGCAGCGCTGGAACACTTGACCAAGGTCGCCAGGGATGTGGCACTGGTCGCGCTCACCGGGGTTGCCATTGGTCTTGCGCGGCGGGCCTGGACGGGCTCCAGCTTTGTCGATGGCCTGGTGCCGACGCAACTGGAAGATGGCAGTGAAAAACTCTGGGACCAGAACCTGCAGGCATACCGGCGCGCGGCGCCCGGCGCGGATAGCGAGTCGGATGCCTTGGGTATCCATGCCGAGGGTGAGCATGACCTGGTGGAACTGGACGGGCATTGGTACAGCATCGTGCAGCGCAGCGAGGACGAACAATGGCAGATACGACCACAGCAGGGGCACGGCCCCCTGTTACGCCATAACGGCGCTGGCGCCTGGCGCTTATGGTGCGAACGGCCTTCCCATTGGGCTGACCCGCGTTACCTGTTCCGGCGCCTGGGCAGTCCCTTCAGTCAGTTGAGCGACCGTCAGGTCGATCAGGTGCTGGCCAATCAGGGGCTGGCGAGTGATGATCTGCGCGCCTTGCACATGTACGGCAGGGCGCCGGAGCCGGCGCTGGTCGATGCCGTGTTGCGCGCGCGCCTGGCCGGGCGCGTGGCACAACTGATCGAACATTTGCGTGCGGGGCGTGTGACCGAGGATTCGGACGCGCTCGCCTATGCCCGGGCCTTGCCCGGTGCGGCAAGCTTGTCTGGACCCGCGCTGGGCGAACTGGCCTGGGCCAGCCGCCAGGCGTTGTGGCAGCAATGGTACGAAGACTTGCAACTGCCTGAGTCTGCGAGCATCGCCACACTGCGCCGGGCGTTCCCCAGTTTGCATGTGCTGGGCGCCGATGCTGTGCTGCGTGCGGCGACCAATGCCGATCGCCTGGCGTTGTTGGACTTCGGCCGCATCACCCTCGGGCTGGCCAGGTTGGCAAGGGCCAGTGCGATACATGCCCGGGTCTCACGTGTGATCGAGGCAATGCAGATCGATACCCCGCAGCACCTTGACCTGGCGCGCGCTGCGCTGCGCCTGTTTGAGAACATTGACCAGGGCGCAAATAGGGCTGCTTGGCGGCTGTTCGACGACCAGGCGCCGGGACCGCTGCTGACCACCCGAGGCTCAGGAACACCCATTGACCTGATCCATCGGCAAGGTCAGTTCGCACTTCGCGATGCACAAGGGCTGGGTGAGCCGGGTGATTTGTTCGAGGTCATGGCCCGCGCGCTTCCTGCCGCACAGTGGAACGCGCTGGGGCTTGCGCAGCCGCTGGCAGCTAGCTTGCGGCAGGCCTTTGCCGAGCGCGCGGTCGAGCAGCGTGCGCAGATGCCAGCGATGCTCGGTGTAGCACGCCAGCCGGCATGGTGGGTTGCGCCGCAACGGGTCGGCAAGTGTGTCGGGTATCCGCTCAGTTGCTGCCCAGGCTGGTTCGATGCCTTCACGTTCCGGCCGCGCTCGCTGGCAGCACGGGTGGCGGAGCTGTACCCGGATTTCGACGACGACGAGCCTCAGATTCGCCGTTGGCTGGAGGATGTTCGCGAGTCGGGACGCGACGTTGCACTACTGATTGGGGAACTCGAGCAGCAGCTGCAGGTGCTTAATCGTCAACTCAAGGCGTGGGCCCATCGTGCCCCCACTGCCAGGCAGCGCCAGGCGCGGCGGGAGTTCAGGCGCGGGCTGATCGACTGCTGGCGCTATATTGTGCCTCAGCAGAGTTACCGCAACCGTTACGAAGAGGGGTACAGCTGGCGCTGGATCGGCCGTGACGTGGACGAGTTGCCGGAGTTGCCTGTCGAGGTGAGCTTGCCGCATGTCAGGGTGCTGCAGTTTGAGCAATCGGGTCTGAAAGAACTGCCAGACGGGTTCCTGCGCGCCTTTCCCAATGTCTGTACCCTGGAATTGTCGGGCAACAACTTGCAGCGGTTGCCAGCACAACTGGTGCAACTCAGCCGCTTACGGGCGCTGGACCTCTATGACAACCAGATCGAACTGGACCCTTCTCAGTCCACGCTGCTAGCCGGCTGCGAGTCGCTGCTTTACCTGAACCTGTCTAGAAACCCGCTGCGTGCCAACTTCTCGGTGCAGGCGATGCGGGATCTGGTCGAGCTCAGGTTGCGCGACACGGGCATCACGCGGTTACCGATCGGTGTGATGGAGCTGGAGGACCTGCAGGTGCTCGATATGGAAGGCGACCGGCTTGCTGAGCTGCCCGAAGGGTTTTACGACTCGCCGGTCTGGCGTCGTGGCAAGGTCACCCTGGAGGGTAATGATCTATCACCTGCCGAACGCGAGCGGCTGATCGAAGCCAGGGTCGCCAGAGGCATGGGGGGCGTGTTGCCAGCGCCTGGCAATGTGCCGACCCGCCTGCTCTGGCTGGATCGCCAGGGCCATGAGCAACGTGCACCGTTTGCCTCGCTCTGGTCAACGCTTGAGGATGAGGACGGATGCGAACATTTCTTCAGCCTGCTCAAGGAACTCACTCAGTCCGCCGATTTCAGCGGCGCGCAAGGGAGCGACCTGGCGCGGCGGGTGATGGAAATGATGCAGCAGATGGCTGACTTCGCCCCCTTGCGCGACGAGCTGTTTGCCGCTGCCCAGATTGAGACTTGTGGCGACGGCGCCGCCATCCATTTCAGTGAACTGGAGGTAAGGGCCTTGGTGTGGCACGCCGAGCACGAGGCGGCCGGTGCCAGTCAGTCTCAGGTGCTGGCTAGGCTGGCAAGACGCCTGTGGCGGCTGGCGCGGCTCAATGATTATGCATTGCGCGACTTTCGCTCCCGGCAACAACGATCGCCAGAGCTCGAGGAAATCGAGGTGGTGCTGGCTTACAACATTCACTTGCGCGACGAACTCGATTTGCCGATCAACACGCAGATGATGCGTTTTCCTGCTTCCGCCCTGGTCGACGCCCGACGGGCAGCACAAGCTGCGGCCTGGGTGACAGGGCAGGAGACCGACGACGACCTGGCAGAGTGGATGGTGCAGTGCCGTTTCTGGCAGCGCTATCTGGAGAAGGCTCACGCACAGGCTCTGCGTGTTCCTGACCATTACCGCAAACAGCTGGCGGCCCTGCATTCCGAAGCTGAGATCCAGGCCCTGCAGGCCGTGATCGAAGTGGATCAGCATGAGCGCAAGCTGGCGTTGACACGGCAAGCGCTGCAAGGGGTGGAGGCACCATGA
- a CDS encoding NEL-type E3 ubiquitin ligase domain-containing protein: MKQGNDPLEDRWLAMEQGFQDAMIARSLPSWVARLRLDSASGRQGPALTAGQMVALQQALKASLVCRQRLSLDLARIQGIQQYCKPLLQQALRESLYASVDCESLYYRHFYFPITGKPEFATGHLPQREKASHDSPLLDAALANFSEAQASGQALPRSDRVVERDGSTLRLMSAQAFARGCRKLDLGQRYQDHLAAILDAPAAQTASGHAVSASLKEQQSATWLVDACRAHAEGVLTVTELELVFALCRGDWPGSPAGYPVRARQLTVYQCALEQIVVLEIDGAAGFGANRRVLVHVPADPVSPWSAAMDLDTFIRRTLGKRLADEAYQRFFSRFVRRRDQASFFARVGLELMDVVEAASRDMDQHMVDYPLPLFDHLAQARIEQIKADAAFIAVPVKVLDREVQQARQARFISALWTVAGLAGLFVPAVNAVVLAAVAWDMLKHVFHAAEAWREGDVRAAQDHLLSILGTVIAGGATAVAVRALSREWNLVDSLVTARLEDGRELLWQFDMVPLRSVAPPVQALSDEQGIYRLGDKCWVRMQGHFYAVRQLDDGQWQVLPRDGHGPMLRHNGAGAWRVWCESPLEWDDPYALFRRLGNDFGQLSDEQIDQVVAIHAIDADQLRGLHVCGRAPQACLVDSVSRVLLARRIQALVSQLQSGTAPDPELLERVQRWEGAEGLSPQALATQVWRRRRSFLQQLYYEKYPVTADTHELQRSFPSLHRLGAEELLNGASQAHLELSAAALARRIRCLRVHEALLFDTPQSLDLARVVLRLAEQLPGADDAPAWQLFDGDALEPVSRSTVGQPLWRLRHRGGEFQLSGESGANVGEPGDLFDVMASACTSEQRAVLALGEPFASQLRAALASRLAGQQDKLAEWLGIRRDPGFFRMPQQLGDGRVGYPLSQWRRRLGLQRQRPVSLLAELRDLYPGLDDEAVARWLDDMRASQRSPATELQALRQQLTALRQCLRAWQFSTVRTWRWKARREFAQGLLECWRYQVPRQLGAVAEEHAYMFSTYGSDLDALPALPPDVSFAHVSEIGLRTLQLREVPESFLRAFPSLSSLSVTNCRLRSLSLPEAMAARLKVLDLSGNQLRMDEPLHSALARAGSLVYLNLSHNPLARAFALEGMPDLRTLLLCNTQLVEMPVGVMQAARLTTLDLGENRIAALPFAFYRSRLWLGARVRLSGNPLALAADAWHEVGDGEVPLKLRWLDLVAREQRDRMADIWGKLDGKPASRDFFHLLERLTTSADFQDGFLARYLALRVFRMLAYMSERPALQAQLYEHALTEHCQDNATLRFSDLEVRVRVWKALHGELSGERECALLHLGAQCWRLDTLDTVAGMHAIAAGRPEESIEFALAYRLALADTLDLPIEHDEMLNPGVANLATYDLVNAQRLVRSAQSSDALVDYLLTQQFWREHLTQQYQARLRVPQALYDELETLLSSDAGQVQIDRLQARIQQRERNLLEALSREAISRNLPLVFIPPVVPQPSLRE; encoded by the coding sequence ATGAAACAAGGTAACGACCCTCTTGAAGATCGCTGGCTGGCGATGGAACAAGGCTTTCAGGACGCCATGATCGCCCGCAGCCTGCCAAGCTGGGTTGCCCGGCTCCGGCTGGATTCTGCAAGCGGCAGGCAAGGGCCGGCGCTGACTGCCGGGCAAATGGTGGCGCTGCAGCAGGCACTGAAGGCCAGCCTGGTCTGCCGACAACGGCTGAGCCTGGACCTGGCGCGTATTCAGGGCATCCAGCAGTACTGCAAACCGCTGTTGCAGCAGGCCCTGCGCGAGAGCCTGTATGCCTCGGTCGATTGCGAGTCGCTGTACTACCGACATTTTTATTTTCCCATCACCGGCAAACCCGAATTCGCCACAGGTCATTTGCCGCAGCGGGAAAAAGCCAGTCACGATTCGCCCCTGCTTGATGCAGCCCTGGCCAACTTCTCCGAAGCGCAAGCCAGCGGGCAGGCCCTGCCGCGCAGTGATCGCGTGGTGGAGCGCGATGGCTCGACGTTGCGGCTGATGAGCGCCCAGGCATTCGCCAGAGGGTGCCGCAAACTGGACCTCGGTCAACGCTACCAGGATCACCTCGCCGCCATTCTCGATGCACCCGCCGCACAGACTGCCAGCGGGCATGCCGTGAGCGCATCATTGAAAGAGCAGCAATCGGCGACCTGGCTGGTCGACGCTTGCCGGGCGCATGCCGAGGGAGTGCTGACGGTCACCGAGCTGGAACTGGTGTTTGCCTTGTGCCGTGGCGACTGGCCTGGGTCGCCCGCCGGTTACCCGGTACGGGCACGTCAGCTGACGGTTTACCAATGCGCGCTCGAACAGATCGTCGTGCTCGAAATCGACGGCGCCGCCGGGTTCGGCGCGAACCGGCGAGTACTGGTGCATGTTCCCGCAGACCCAGTCAGCCCATGGAGCGCGGCGATGGACCTCGATACCTTCATTCGCCGCACGCTGGGCAAGCGCCTGGCCGATGAGGCCTACCAGCGTTTTTTCAGCCGCTTCGTGCGCCGCCGTGACCAGGCGTCGTTTTTTGCCAGGGTTGGTCTTGAACTGATGGACGTGGTCGAGGCCGCTTCGCGGGACATGGACCAGCACATGGTCGATTATCCGTTGCCGCTGTTCGATCACCTGGCCCAGGCCCGGATCGAACAGATCAAGGCCGATGCAGCCTTCATCGCCGTGCCGGTCAAGGTGCTCGATCGCGAGGTCCAGCAAGCGCGCCAGGCGCGCTTCATCTCGGCCCTGTGGACGGTGGCGGGGCTGGCGGGGCTGTTCGTGCCGGCAGTGAATGCCGTGGTTCTGGCCGCAGTCGCCTGGGATATGCTCAAGCATGTGTTTCATGCCGCGGAGGCCTGGCGCGAGGGCGATGTTCGGGCAGCACAGGACCATCTGCTGAGCATTCTGGGCACCGTCATTGCGGGCGGCGCCACCGCCGTGGCAGTGCGTGCGCTGAGTCGGGAGTGGAACCTGGTCGACAGCCTGGTGACGGCTCGCCTCGAAGATGGCCGCGAGCTGCTTTGGCAGTTCGACATGGTGCCTTTGCGCAGCGTCGCCCCCCCGGTCCAGGCGCTGTCTGATGAACAGGGCATCTATCGCCTGGGCGACAAGTGCTGGGTACGCATGCAAGGTCATTTCTACGCAGTGCGCCAGCTCGACGACGGGCAGTGGCAAGTGCTGCCCCGCGACGGCCACGGTCCCATGTTGCGCCACAACGGCGCGGGTGCCTGGCGAGTCTGGTGCGAATCGCCGCTGGAGTGGGACGACCCCTATGCGCTGTTCCGCCGCCTGGGTAACGATTTCGGGCAACTGAGCGACGAACAGATCGATCAGGTGGTGGCCATTCATGCCATCGACGCCGATCAGTTGCGCGGCTTGCACGTCTGTGGTCGTGCGCCGCAAGCTTGCCTGGTCGATTCCGTGAGCCGAGTATTGCTGGCCAGGCGCATTCAGGCGTTGGTCAGTCAACTGCAAAGCGGTACTGCACCTGACCCTGAACTGCTTGAACGCGTGCAGCGCTGGGAGGGAGCTGAGGGGCTATCGCCGCAGGCCTTGGCAACACAGGTATGGCGCCGGCGCCGGTCATTCCTGCAGCAGCTTTACTACGAAAAATACCCCGTCACGGCGGATACCCATGAGCTGCAGCGCAGTTTCCCCAGCTTGCATCGCCTGGGCGCCGAGGAACTGTTGAATGGGGCCAGCCAGGCGCATCTGGAACTCTCGGCGGCCGCACTGGCCAGGCGCATCCGCTGCCTGCGGGTGCACGAAGCACTGCTGTTCGACACCCCGCAGAGCCTGGACCTGGCCCGTGTGGTGCTCAGGCTGGCAGAGCAACTACCGGGTGCCGACGACGCCCCCGCCTGGCAGTTGTTCGACGGTGACGCGCTGGAGCCGGTGAGCCGCTCCACGGTCGGGCAGCCGTTGTGGCGCCTGCGCCATCGAGGCGGCGAGTTCCAGCTCAGCGGTGAAAGCGGCGCCAACGTGGGGGAGCCCGGAGACCTGTTCGATGTCATGGCCAGTGCTTGCACATCCGAACAGCGTGCCGTATTGGCGCTGGGGGAGCCATTCGCTTCGCAGTTGCGGGCTGCGCTGGCCAGCCGCCTGGCGGGGCAGCAAGACAAGCTGGCAGAGTGGCTCGGTATCAGGCGTGATCCTGGCTTTTTCCGGATGCCACAACAGTTGGGTGATGGTCGGGTCGGCTACCCGCTGAGTCAGTGGCGCCGCCGCCTCGGGCTGCAACGGCAGCGCCCCGTCAGCCTGCTGGCAGAGTTGCGTGATCTGTACCCTGGGCTGGACGACGAAGCGGTCGCGCGCTGGCTCGATGACATGCGAGCGTCGCAACGAAGCCCGGCTACCGAGTTGCAAGCGCTGCGGCAACAGCTCACGGCCTTGCGCCAGTGCCTCAGGGCCTGGCAGTTTTCCACCGTTCGCACCTGGCGCTGGAAGGCACGCAGGGAGTTCGCCCAAGGGCTGCTCGAATGCTGGCGCTATCAGGTGCCGCGCCAGCTTGGTGCGGTTGCCGAAGAGCACGCCTACATGTTCAGCACCTACGGCAGCGACCTGGACGCGTTACCCGCACTACCGCCCGACGTCAGCTTCGCCCATGTGTCGGAAATCGGCTTGCGTACCTTGCAACTGCGCGAAGTGCCGGAAAGCTTCCTGCGGGCCTTCCCCTCGCTGAGTTCACTGAGCGTGACCAACTGCCGGTTGCGCAGCCTGTCGCTGCCTGAGGCCATGGCCGCTCGCTTGAAGGTGCTGGACCTGTCGGGCAACCAGTTGCGAATGGACGAACCCCTGCATAGCGCGCTGGCGCGTGCCGGTTCACTGGTCTACCTCAATCTTTCGCACAACCCGCTGGCGCGCGCGTTTGCGCTGGAGGGCATGCCTGATCTGCGCACATTGTTGCTGTGCAACACGCAGTTGGTCGAGATGCCCGTGGGGGTGATGCAGGCGGCGCGGCTCACGACCCTTGACCTGGGCGAAAACCGCATTGCTGCGCTGCCATTCGCCTTCTACCGTTCCAGGCTGTGGCTTGGCGCCAGGGTGCGGCTTAGCGGCAATCCACTGGCGTTGGCTGCGGACGCCTGGCATGAAGTGGGCGACGGCGAAGTACCGCTCAAGCTGCGCTGGCTCGACCTGGTTGCCCGTGAGCAGCGTGACCGGATGGCCGACATCTGGGGCAAGCTCGATGGCAAGCCTGCTTCAAGGGACTTCTTCCACCTGCTGGAGCGGCTGACCACCTCGGCCGATTTTCAGGACGGGTTTCTGGCCCGCTACCTGGCGTTGCGAGTGTTCAGAATGCTGGCCTATATGTCCGAGCGCCCGGCGTTGCAGGCACAGTTGTACGAGCATGCGCTGACCGAGCATTGCCAGGACAATGCGACCCTGCGCTTCAGTGACCTGGAAGTGCGAGTGCGGGTCTGGAAGGCTTTGCACGGCGAATTGTCAGGCGAGCGCGAATGCGCGTTGCTGCACCTGGGGGCGCAGTGCTGGCGGCTGGACACGCTGGATACGGTGGCCGGGATGCATGCCATTGCAGCGGGCCGCCCGGAAGAGTCGATCGAGTTCGCGCTGGCCTATCGATTGGCCTTGGCAGATACGCTGGATCTGCCTATCGAACATGACGAAATGCTCAACCCTGGGGTGGCCAACCTTGCAACCTACGACCTGGTCAATGCCCAGCGCCTGGTCAGGTCTGCCCAGTCAAGCGATGCATTGGTTGACTACCTGCTTACCCAACAGTTCTGGCGCGAGCACCTGACGCAACAGTACCAGGCCCGGCTGCGTGTGCCGCAAGCCTTGTACGATGAACTGGAGACACTGCTCTCAAGCGACGCCGGGCAGGTGCAGATCGACCGCCTGCAAGCGCGCATCCAGCAGCGCGAGCGTAACCTGCTGGAAGCGCTTTCTCGCGAAGCCATTTCCCGCAACCTGCCCCTGGTCTTCATACCGCCGGTTGTACCGCAGCCATCGCTGCGTGAGTAG